The Palaemon carinicauda isolate YSFRI2023 unplaced genomic scaffold, ASM3689809v2 scaffold538, whole genome shotgun sequence genome window below encodes:
- the LOC137637110 gene encoding ran-specific GTPase-activating protein-like: protein LIYILFQTDPEGSTAVANTSTVSKDGGGGGGASADAEHDPYFELVVSLPEIQVKTNEEEEDEMVRLRCKLFPYNTLETPAEWKERGTAAHVKILKHSKKKTVRVLMRRDKTLKIRANHYITPFVELKPNCGSDRAWVWSVPADLADEEPKQELFAVRFANAQTRGRMDPGLLALDNPGHIEATCPELGCMYNNGHL, encoded by the exons ttaatTTATATACTTTTCCAGACTGACCCCGAGGGCAGCACTGCCGTTGCGAATACCAGCACAGTCTCCAAGGATGGGGGAGGCGGAGGCGGGGCCTCAGCAGACGCCGAGCACGACCCTTACTTCGAGCTGGTCGTTTCCCTGCCGGAAATTCAGGTCAAGACAAACGAGGAAGAGGAGGACGAGATGGTGAGGCT GCGGTGCAAGCTGTTCCCTTACAACACACTGGAGACCCCGGCCGAATGGAAGGAGAGAGGAACCGCCGCACATGTCAAGATACTGAAGCACAGCAAAAAGAAGACG GTCAGAGTCCTGATGAGACGGGACAAGACGTTGAAAATCCGCGCCAACCACTACATCACCCCCTTCGTGGAGCTTAAGCCAAACTGCGGCAGTGACAGAGCCTGGGTCTGGTCGGTCCCTGCCGACTTGGCCGACGAGGAACCCAAGCAGGAACTGTTTGCTGTCAGATTTGCCAATGCACAAA CCCGTGGGAGGATGGATCCAGGACTATTGGCCCTAGACAACCCTGGCCATATTGAGGCAACTTGTCCTGAA CTGGGGTGTATGTATAATAACGGCCACCTGTAA